The Deinococcus koreensis genome window below encodes:
- a CDS encoding EXPERA domain-containing protein has translation MTAMLRTRPTDVVLLLFFVLNLGFITYVVDLEQLVIADPERFQPPLWPPAPLVELIHWYGRAADPLLMARPPFWRATIWMDNLLFGPFYVAAIVAFVRQAEWIRVPSLVYAGMLLANVNCILFEELQGLHRTPQPALVLALNAPWVLVPLYLIWRMSRPVVFPRRWGLR, from the coding sequence ATGACGGCGATGCTCCGCACCCGGCCCACCGATGTCGTGCTGTTGCTGTTCTTCGTGCTGAACCTGGGCTTCATCACCTATGTGGTGGATCTCGAACAGCTGGTCATCGCCGATCCCGAGCGCTTTCAGCCCCCGCTCTGGCCCCCCGCTCCGCTGGTCGAGCTGATCCACTGGTACGGGCGGGCGGCCGACCCGCTGCTGATGGCGCGGCCCCCGTTCTGGCGGGCGACCATCTGGATGGACAACCTGCTGTTCGGCCCCTTCTACGTGGCCGCGATCGTGGCCTTCGTGCGGCAGGCCGAGTGGATCCGGGTGCCGAGCCTGGTGTACGCGGGGATGCTGCTCGCCAACGTCAACTGCATCCTGTTCGAGGAGCTGCAGGGCCTCCACCGCACGCCGCAGCCCGCGCTGGTGCTGGCGCTGAACGCGCCGTGGGTGCTCGTGCCGCTGTACCTGATCTGGCGCATGAGCCGGCCGGTGGTCTTTCCCCGGCGCTGGGGCCTGCGCTGA
- a CDS encoding DUF7669 domain-containing protein, translated as MTCRKDILAVARILSQQSADGTFATQDVVAALRARGTTHLDTTIRRHVSSEMCRNATGSTAARYHDLERVERGRFRLL; from the coding sequence ATGACGTGCCGGAAAGACATTCTCGCGGTGGCCCGCATCCTGAGCCAGCAGAGCGCCGATGGCACCTTCGCCACGCAGGACGTCGTCGCGGCGTTGCGGGCGCGGGGCACCACCCATCTGGACACCACCATCCGCCGCCACGTCTCCAGCGAGATGTGCCGCAACGCCACCGGCAGCACCGCCGCCCGGTACCACGATCTGGAACGCGTCGAGCGCGGCCGCTTCCGCCTGCTGTAG
- a CDS encoding M55 family metallopeptidase: MRVVISVDMEGVCGVSSWVQVSPPEFGGLVNAGEYARARERMTLEAAAAAEGALAGGATDVLVNDSHDTMRNLIPELLPDGVRFTSGNDKPLSMVQGVQESGVGALLFVGYHARAGSVRGPLAHTWNGFVRDVRINGLSTGEYGLNALLAGHYGVPVVFACGDDVAMAEIRAELGEGVVTVAVKEGLSSFAAVHLHPREAQRRIRERAEQAVRAAGRATPYTTHWPAACQLSFNHQARADAAERVPGITRQGAVTVGWESPDAYHLFQTFRMLAKVAEVRLDG, from the coding sequence ATGAGAGTCGTCATCAGCGTGGATATGGAAGGCGTGTGCGGGGTCAGTTCGTGGGTACAGGTCAGCCCCCCCGAGTTCGGCGGACTGGTGAATGCTGGCGAGTACGCACGCGCCCGCGAGCGCATGACCCTTGAAGCGGCGGCGGCGGCCGAGGGCGCCCTGGCGGGCGGCGCCACGGACGTACTGGTCAACGACAGTCACGACACCATGCGCAACCTGATCCCGGAGCTGCTGCCGGACGGCGTGCGCTTCACCAGCGGCAACGACAAGCCGCTGAGCATGGTGCAGGGCGTGCAGGAAAGCGGCGTGGGCGCCCTGCTGTTCGTGGGCTACCACGCCCGCGCCGGCTCCGTACGTGGGCCGCTGGCCCACACCTGGAACGGCTTTGTCCGCGACGTGCGGATCAATGGACTCTCGACCGGCGAGTACGGCCTGAACGCCCTGCTGGCTGGTCACTACGGCGTGCCGGTGGTCTTCGCCTGCGGGGACGACGTGGCGATGGCCGAGATCAGGGCCGAACTGGGCGAAGGCGTGGTCACGGTGGCCGTGAAGGAGGGACTGAGCAGTTTCGCCGCCGTGCACCTGCACCCGCGCGAGGCCCAGCGCCGCATCCGCGAGCGCGCCGAGCAGGCCGTCCGTGCGGCCGGGCGGGCCACCCCCTACACCACCCACTGGCCCGCCGCCTGCCAGCTGTCGTTCAACCATCAGGCCCGCGCCGACGCCGCTGAGCGCGTGCCCGGCATCACCCGCCAGGGCGCGGTGACGGTGGGCTGGGAGAGCCCCGACGCCTATCACCTCTTCCAGACCTTCCGGATGCTCGCCAAGGTGGCCGAGGTGCGCCTGGACGGCTAA
- the map gene encoding type I methionyl aminopeptidase — MSRVALKSAREIEIMRRAGALVAQTFRVLEPSVKPGVTLRELDRLAEEHIRKAGATPAYLGYGPKSSPFPGTICASVNDVICHGIPDGRELKEGDIIGVDIGVLLDGYYGDACYTYTVGTVSEKVQRLVDTTREALNAGLDVVRPGARLGDIGHAIQTLAEGRGYSVVQEYTGHGIGRRLHEEPTVYHRGVRYTGMKLEPGMVFTVEPMINLGRPETRLLPDKWTVVTADKSPSAQFEHTVVVTNKGHDILTL, encoded by the coding sequence ATGAGCCGCGTCGCCCTGAAATCCGCCCGTGAAATCGAGATCATGCGCCGCGCCGGGGCGCTCGTCGCCCAGACCTTCCGCGTGCTCGAACCCTCCGTGAAGCCCGGCGTGACCCTGAGGGAACTCGACCGGCTGGCCGAGGAGCACATCCGGAAAGCCGGCGCGACCCCAGCCTACCTGGGCTACGGCCCCAAGTCGTCCCCGTTTCCCGGCACCATCTGCGCGTCGGTGAACGACGTCATCTGCCACGGCATTCCCGACGGCCGCGAGCTGAAAGAGGGCGACATCATCGGAGTGGATATCGGCGTGCTGCTGGACGGCTATTACGGCGACGCCTGCTACACATACACGGTCGGGACGGTGAGCGAGAAGGTGCAGCGGCTGGTGGACACCACGCGCGAGGCGCTGAACGCTGGACTGGACGTGGTGCGGCCCGGCGCGCGGCTGGGCGACATCGGCCACGCCATCCAGACCCTGGCCGAGGGGCGCGGCTACTCGGTGGTGCAGGAATACACCGGCCACGGCATCGGCAGACGGCTGCACGAGGAACCGACCGTCTACCACCGCGGCGTGCGCTACACCGGCATGAAGCTGGAACCGGGGATGGTCTTCACCGTCGAGCCCATGATCAACCTGGGCCGCCCCGAGACGCGCCTGCTGCCCGACAAATGGACGGTCGTCACGGCCGACAAGTCGCCCAGTGCGCAGTTCGAGCACACGGTCGTGGTCACGAATAAGGGACACGACATCCTGACGCTGTGA
- a CDS encoding pentapeptide repeat-containing protein has product MTALVKAPQPPKYPKGGLRPLLPAELEDESVFRGRLIEGGSLDAGTLQGVSFEGCLFREVDLSGTHWNLVRLADVCLEGCDLSGAHWKEASLERAQISDCRLMGMHLPGARLRHVRLIRVAAPLSLWLGAEAKHLWLEDCDLTEAVFMDAALAGAVFRRCRLSGTDFHGAGLDGADLRSSDLAGVRLGLRELAGVTVEPLHLLNLAHLLGVRVEELDAF; this is encoded by the coding sequence GTGACGGCTTTGGTCAAGGCTCCTCAGCCGCCGAAGTACCCGAAAGGAGGTCTGCGGCCCCTGCTGCCTGCAGAACTGGAGGATGAGAGCGTTTTTCGCGGCCGGCTGATCGAGGGTGGGTCGCTGGACGCCGGGACGCTTCAGGGCGTGTCCTTCGAGGGTTGCCTGTTCCGCGAGGTCGATCTGTCGGGCACGCACTGGAACCTCGTCCGGCTGGCCGACGTGTGCCTGGAGGGCTGCGACCTGAGTGGGGCACACTGGAAGGAGGCCTCGCTGGAGCGTGCGCAGATCAGCGACTGCCGCCTGATGGGAATGCACCTGCCTGGGGCTAGGCTCAGGCACGTCCGGCTGATACGGGTGGCGGCGCCCCTGTCGCTCTGGTTGGGTGCTGAGGCGAAGCACCTGTGGCTCGAAGACTGCGATCTGACCGAAGCCGTGTTCATGGACGCGGCGCTGGCGGGAGCGGTCTTTCGACGCTGCCGACTGAGCGGAACCGACTTTCACGGCGCGGGGCTGGACGGCGCTGACCTGCGCTCCTCCGACCTGGCGGGCGTGCGGCTGGGCCTGCGGGAACTGGCCGGCGTGACCGTCGAACCGCTGCACCTGCTGAACCTGGCCCACTTGCTGGGTGTGCGGGTCGAGGAACTGGACGCCTTCTAG
- a CDS encoding ABC transporter ATP-binding protein: MRTRPPKGGGRPLLTPPVSYNCPHAAQTSGGSAAISGVAFKGKRVRELSADAAVSVVDVFKSYPAAGGGQTPVLDDIDLDIRQGEFFSLLGPSGCGKTTLLRILAGFEQPDAGAVIIGGRDMTGVPPHLRNVNTVFQSYALFPHLNVQENVAFGLRMKGVPAAAQRERVGRALESVRIAEFARRRPDQLSGGQRQRVALARAIVNEPQVLLLDEPLSALDLKLRKELQVELSNLQETLGITFVFVTHDQEEALVMSDRIAVMNRGRVEQLGRAEELYERPRTAFVANFLGSSNLIPGTVRELDATGATVQTVHGPLRTTHARGLTLGQDVTLSVRPEKLRMERDDETEGNEIRARVDDIVYTGAENQYLLEAGGQRLVVFQLNSDIGADEDFDYEEEVALYLPPDNLIVLEET; encoded by the coding sequence GTGAGGACACGTCCCCCCAAAGGCGGAGGGCGGCCCCTGCTCACTCCTCCGGTCTCCTACAATTGCCCTCATGCGGCACAGACCTCGGGCGGGAGCGCAGCCATCAGCGGCGTAGCATTCAAGGGCAAGCGCGTCCGGGAACTCTCGGCCGACGCGGCGGTCAGCGTGGTGGACGTCTTCAAGAGCTACCCGGCGGCGGGCGGCGGCCAGACCCCGGTGCTGGACGATATCGACCTCGACATCCGCCAGGGCGAGTTCTTCAGCCTGCTTGGGCCGTCGGGCTGCGGCAAGACCACGCTGCTGCGAATCCTGGCCGGCTTCGAGCAGCCCGACGCCGGGGCCGTGATCATCGGCGGGCGTGACATGACGGGCGTACCGCCGCACCTGCGGAACGTGAACACGGTGTTCCAGAGCTATGCCCTGTTCCCGCACCTGAACGTGCAGGAGAACGTGGCCTTCGGCCTGCGGATGAAGGGTGTGCCCGCCGCCGCCCAGCGCGAGCGGGTGGGCCGCGCCCTGGAGAGCGTGCGGATCGCTGAGTTTGCCCGCCGCCGCCCCGATCAGCTCTCGGGCGGACAGCGGCAGCGGGTGGCGCTGGCCCGCGCCATCGTCAACGAGCCCCAGGTACTGCTGCTCGACGAGCCGCTCTCGGCGCTGGATCTCAAGCTCCGCAAGGAACTGCAGGTGGAGCTCTCGAACCTGCAGGAGACCCTGGGCATTACGTTCGTGTTCGTGACCCACGATCAGGAGGAGGCGCTGGTCATGAGCGACCGCATCGCCGTGATGAACCGGGGCCGGGTCGAGCAGCTCGGTCGCGCCGAGGAGCTGTATGAGCGGCCCCGCACCGCCTTCGTGGCGAACTTCCTGGGCTCGTCGAACCTCATTCCCGGCACCGTGCGGGAGCTGGACGCCACCGGCGCCACCGTGCAGACCGTCCACGGCCCCCTGCGTACCACCCACGCGCGGGGGCTGACGCTCGGCCAGGACGTGACCCTGAGCGTGCGTCCCGAGAAACTGCGCATGGAGCGCGACGACGAGACCGAGGGCAACGAGATCCGCGCAAGGGTGGACGACATCGTGTACACCGGCGCCGAGAACCAGTACCTGCTGGAAGCCGGCGGCCAGCGCCTGGTGGTCTTCCAGCTCAACTCCGACATCGGCGCCGACGAGGACTTCGACTACGAGGAAGAGGTGGCCCTGTACCTGCCACCGGACAACCTGATCGTGCTGGAGGAAACGTGA
- a CDS encoding ABC transporter permease, with translation MLTLRRFLGTLGPGTLWLVAFLVLPTLVMLGYSFLTRTDLAQVGRPWTLEGWQRVFGYDALFQEWVGDNLRVLWRSLWVAGLSTLLCVLMGYPLAFYIARQDARRKNLLLLLLIIPFWTNFLIRVYAWILILRPFDLVPSLSATFLGMVYAFLPFFVLPVYSSVEKVDWRLLEAAQDLGASPVRAFLAGVFPQTLPGLVAGIILTFIPALGTFVVSDILGGAKTALVGNLIQNQFGQAGDWPYGSALSFLLMGAVLIGLWLYARTAGQKGLEELV, from the coding sequence ATGCTGACCCTGCGCCGCTTCCTGGGCACGCTGGGGCCGGGGACGCTGTGGCTCGTGGCGTTCCTGGTGCTGCCGACGCTGGTCATGCTGGGCTACTCGTTCCTGACCCGCACCGATCTGGCGCAGGTCGGGCGGCCCTGGACGCTGGAGGGCTGGCAGCGGGTCTTCGGCTACGACGCCCTGTTCCAGGAGTGGGTGGGCGACAACCTGCGGGTGCTGTGGCGCTCGCTGTGGGTGGCGGGCCTGAGCACCCTGCTGTGCGTGCTGATGGGCTACCCGCTGGCCTTCTACATCGCCCGCCAGGACGCGCGGCGCAAGAACCTGCTGCTGCTGCTCCTGATCATCCCGTTCTGGACGAACTTCCTGATCCGCGTCTACGCCTGGATCCTGATCCTGCGCCCCTTCGACCTGGTGCCCAGCCTGAGCGCGACCTTCCTGGGGATGGTCTACGCCTTCCTGCCCTTTTTTGTACTGCCGGTCTATTCCTCCGTGGAGAAGGTGGACTGGCGGCTGCTGGAGGCCGCGCAGGATCTGGGCGCCTCGCCCGTGCGCGCCTTCCTGGCGGGCGTGTTCCCCCAGACCCTGCCGGGGCTGGTGGCGGGCATCATCCTGACCTTCATTCCGGCGCTGGGCACCTTCGTGGTGAGCGACATCCTGGGCGGCGCGAAGACGGCCCTGGTGGGCAACCTGATCCAGAACCAGTTCGGGCAGGCCGGCGACTGGCCCTACGGCAGCGCCCTGAGCTTCCTGCTGATGGGGGCCGTGCTGATCGGCCTGTGGCTCTACGCCCGCACGGCCGGGCAGAAGGGCCTGGAGGAACTGGTATGA
- a CDS encoding ABC transporter permease: MTRRTHPALSVWAWLVYAFLYLPILVVIVFSFNDSRFGATWAGFTTKWYGVLFARADVREAVVNTLSIAVLSTLVSTVLGTLVGLGLWRYSFKFRTGLSFLLVLPIVVPDVVMGVSLLMFYSFVRLGLERAGWTFDNGFWTVLLAHITFQISYVALTVRSRLAGYGRELEEAARDLGASSLKSFLYVVLPLATPGVLAGALLAFTLSLDDFVVTYFTSGSGFRTLPVLIYTNVKRGVTPDINALSALLVLVTVVAIIAANALLRPRRSRA; the protein is encoded by the coding sequence ATGACCCGCCGCACCCACCCCGCCCTGAGCGTCTGGGCCTGGCTGGTGTACGCCTTCCTGTACCTGCCGATCCTGGTCGTGATCGTGTTCTCGTTCAACGATTCGCGCTTCGGGGCGACGTGGGCGGGGTTCACGACCAAATGGTATGGGGTGCTGTTCGCCCGCGCCGACGTGCGCGAGGCGGTGGTCAACACGCTGAGCATCGCCGTGCTCAGTACGCTCGTCAGCACGGTGCTGGGCACGCTGGTCGGCCTGGGCCTGTGGCGCTACTCCTTCAAGTTCCGCACGGGCCTGAGCTTCCTGCTGGTGCTGCCCATCGTGGTGCCCGACGTGGTGATGGGCGTGAGCCTGCTGATGTTCTATTCCTTCGTGCGCCTGGGGCTGGAGAGGGCGGGCTGGACCTTCGACAACGGCTTCTGGACGGTGCTGCTGGCGCATATCACCTTCCAGATCTCCTACGTGGCCCTGACCGTGCGCTCGCGCCTGGCCGGCTATGGCCGCGAGCTGGAGGAGGCGGCCCGCGACCTGGGCGCCAGCAGCCTGAAGTCGTTCCTGTACGTGGTGCTGCCGCTGGCGACGCCGGGGGTGCTGGCGGGCGCGCTGTTGGCCTTCACGCTCTCGCTGGACGACTTCGTGGTCACGTACTTCACCTCCGGCTCGGGCTTCCGCACGCTGCCGGTGCTGATCTACACCAATGTCAAGCGCGGCGTGACCCCCGACATCAACGCCCTGAGCGCCCTGCTGGTGCTCGTCACCGTGGTGGCGATCATCGCCGCGAACGCCCTGCTGCGCCCGCGCCGGAGCCGGGCATGA